The genome window GTACACCTAAAGTGTGGAATGTTTTACTGATTTTTGTATGAAACTTGCTTGAATTATTAAGCTATGATAGATGATAGactttcttttcttgaaaaCCAGTGAAGATTTTCTGTAGAAGTCTTTCAATTGAAACTTATATATTGTATGTTGAGATTAAGTTATGATAGGATTTCTTCTAACTTCTCTGCCACCTGCTGTGTTTGAGTTATATTAGTCACTCTTCTGTATTCAAATCTTTTTTTCATTATCTAGGCTTTTGTTTCTTGTCTTTTTGTTCACATTTGGTATGGGTTATTTCAAGTTGCAATAGTTTTGACCAATTTTAAAACATGCTCTTTTAACATAGAATGAAGATGGAACCAAGGTTGAGTACAGAGTTTGGAATCCTTTCCGTTCCAAGTTGGCAGCTGCTATTCTTGGAGGTGTTGATGAAATTTGGATTGTAAGTTCTTTTCTTAGTGCTATTTtagttttcttaaattttaaactttgtTAGTGATGTATGAATcttttgacaaaaattaatcaTAATTTGTTTACCAGAAACCAGGGGCACGTGTCCTCTATCTTGGAGCTGCTTCAGGAACAACAGTCTCTCATGTTTCTGACATTGTTGGTCCTGTAAGTTTTAATGTGCAATGTCATGTAATAGTTCTTTATTCAATATTGTGTTGGATCATGTACTGATTGCATTTCTTTCTACAAATTTTGGTTGTAGACTGGGGTTGTATATGCTGTGGAGTTTTCTCACAGAAGTGGTAGAGATTTGGTTAATATGGCAAAAAAGCGTACTAATGTTATACCCATCATTGAAGATGCCAGACATCCTGCAAAATACAGGATGTTAGTTGGTATGGTTGATGTGATATTTTCCGATGTTGCTCAACCTGATCAGGTTTTTCATGACTCTCAACCCTAAAATAGGATTCTGTCATCATTTTTTGGCGTTCAGTGCCTGCTTACTTTCTTCACATATTGGCATTCATTTATGTGCATGTCATCATTCTATATGCTTCACTTGGATAAGCAAATGATGAGTTACTCGGATTCCCCTCTTCACTTGGATAAGCAAATGATGAGTTACTCGGATTCCCCTTCAAGACATCATGGGTGATGCAAAAACCGAGTTGATTCCCCTTCAAGACATCATGGGTGATGCAAAAACCGAGTTACTGATGCatcaatttaaaaagaaaactatTGATTGATTCCTtttgaaggatttttttttttccttttgtttgaTTATCCTTGTTCTTATTTTGTTAGTACATTCTGTAatcattttttggtgttcaGTGCCTGCTTACTTTCTTCACATATTGGCATTCATTTATGTGCATGTCATCATTCTATACACTTCACTTGGATAAGCAAATGATGAGTTACTCGGATTCCCCTCTTCACTTGGATAAGCAAATGATGAGTTACTCGGATTCCCCTTCAAGACATCATGGGTGATGCAAAAACCGAGTTGATTCCCCTTCAAGACATCATGGGTGATGCAAAAACCGAGTTACTGATGCatcaatttaaaaagaaaactatTGATTGATTCCTTttgaaggattttgtttttaatttttccttttgtttgaTGATCCTTGTTCTTATTTTGTTAGTACATTCTGTAATCATTTTTTGGCGTTCAGTGCCTGCTTACTTCACATATTGGCATTCATTTATGTGTATGTCATCATTCTATACGCTTCACTTGGATAAACAAATGATGAGCTACTCGGATTCCCCTTCAAGACATCATGGGTGATGCAAAAACCGAGTTACTGATGCatcaatttaataaaaaaaactattgatTGATTCCTTttgaaggattttgtttttgatttttccTGTTGTTTGATGATCCTTGTTCTTATTTTGTTAGTACATTTGAGCTAGATTCAACTCTTATGTTGATTTATAACTGCATGCATATGTATCTTATTTTGCCTTTTTAGATTCTTCTTCTTTAGTACtagtccttttgtttttttacctACAATTTCTATTTTCAGTTTTGCATGGTTTGATCCTAATTTGCCATTCTACTGGGTAGAAATTTGATAAAGGTTTCTTGACTTGTCATTTTGCTAGACTGCACTGAATTTCGAACTACTTATTGTTTTAAGTTGTGTAATAAAGGAACATCACTTTTtccatttgtatatttattttatttagctGAGTAGTGTTTTTTCCCTCTTAAAATTCATATAATCTGGTAGAAGAGCTCCAATTGGAGGATTTCATGTTGTGTTATGTTATGTATAGGCAAGGATTTTAGCACTGAATGCCTCCTACTTCTTGAAAACAGAAGGTCATTTTGTCATATCCATCAAGGTTTGTTTCTCTAGCAAATCATATTATATTGTTCCAAATTGAGCAAACGACCCATACTATGGGGTTATAGACGTGTCTATGCCGCAGTTGCATTGAATTTATTTAGCGTATGATTCTATGGCTTGCTTTATTAGGCAAACTGCATCGATTCAACTGTGCCGGCTGAAGCAGTATTTGCACAAGAGGTTAAGAAGCTGCAAGCAGAGCAATTCAAGCCGAGTGAACAGGTCACTCTTGAACCATTTGAGCGAGACCATGCTTGTGTTGTTGGGGGTTATAGGATGCCCAAGAAGCAAAAACCTGCTGCCTAGTATATTAGCTGCTGTTTTAAATCTAACACTTGTTGAGGGgcttctcttttcttcttccctACTTCCTCACATTAGCCAgaaatacttatatatatatctactataatATAAAGGCTTACTGAGGATTAGGAACCCTGGAATGTATCCATTTGTGTAATGATGGATGGAAAGTATTTTTCCTATTAGATTGGTATGTGGGATGGAATATTTTGTTATAGAAAGTGGTTTTCCTGATAGTGGTATGTGGGGAATATTAATGTTTGTGCATATTGTATCATGATTTGCTATGATAATGCATATTAGCATATGTGATGAGTTGTTATAATTGGTGTTGTATCTGCTTATTATTAACTCACCACTTGATTCCTTGTATGTAATCCCATGCGAGATTGGGAAGTGTTGCATGTATATTTTTTGGTGAAGAAAGAGGCTAAGCCTTGAGACTATTTGATTCTATGGGTGGTTGCACCCTTGTGTCGCTCTTGAGAAGATTGATAAGACCCACTGAAGAAGATTAGTCATGAAGTTTGcacatttgttttctttctttccaaGGGGTATGAGAGAAAAATATGTTCAAAACTAGTGCAAGTTGTATGCAATCCTTTGCCAAGGTGTTCCACTCTTCTTTGCCTTTGGTGCTCGTCATCACATCACCAATTTGGAATCCATCTTGACATTCACCCAATGTAGTTCCTTGTCATTACAAAGTTGTAGACTCTCGCTTAGGCCCCACGCCATGAAGCTCCCTCCTCTTTTAATGTTCACTACAAATCCCCAAAGCTAGTTCCCTTCACTATCTTGTAGCATCCCCCAGCCGGCATTAGACTTGTGTTTTTTGACAACACCGTTTGTATTGAGTTTGACCCAGCCTGACGTTCCACGGCGACCACTGGATCCATTGCGAGATAGCTTTGCTAACCCCACCATGCTTTGTGAGCACTCTGGCCTTCAGAGTTTGTTCCCTAGCCTTGTGAGTTGTCAAAACAGGCTCCTCACACCTTTTGAAGACCATCTCGTTCTTCGCTTTCCAACTCCCCTAGAGGAGAGAGCAAAAGAATGTAGACCAGTTGCCAATCTCATCCACATAGTTTGTGCTATTGCAATTCTTCCTAATCCACTCAGCCACCATCCAGTGTCGCGAAAAATTGAATGTAAAAGAGCTGAGAGTGTTCCTCTAGAGAGCTGAGAGTGTTCCTCCAGATATCCCAAGTAACCTAGTATTCCCAGAAGAGGTTCTTGAGTGTTTCGTCCTCTTCACCGCATACTGGACAACTTGTGTCTTCTGTGGTGCCTCTTGGCTCTTTCCACATTGGTGAGTAACCTGTCCTTCATAAGAAAGTCTTGATCTTCTCTTAGCATTTCAACTTCCATAACCAGTCCCAACGGCCTAGAGAAATGAATGGATGTGGTTGGATCCTTGTACTGAAAGTAGAGAAACGACCTCCTTGCACAAATAGATGTTGTTGGATCCATTAGCCCTTTATAGACTCCATCCAAATGGGTTATCATGTCCTGTGGTGGGTGAAACCCATTTGTATTcctttttattctattttttttttaattttctttttaatacttTTACTTTCGCTATGAAGGgctttaaaattttctttttatttatttattactttcattataattttacactttttaatttgattgataTTAAATTCTCATGTCTTCTCTGTCAAGATAAGAACAATGGATGCAGTTATAATAACTCATTTTCATGCTTATGCAATTGGAGGTTTTTgatattttcacattttaatGTACTAATATATGATTAGAGAATCACGTTGGTGCTCCTACTTGCCCTTGTCTCCCCTTAAAGCCATTCTGTCTGTGAATATATGCTCTCTGACACTGTGTCTTATGCAGGTCTGGATTATCTTTGTGATTGGACTAACAATGTCCAACCCCATGTACCTATCTCTatatctctatctctctctctctctatatatataaaagccacaAACATAATCCAACTATTTTTCCCGCTCAATGATAGTTGATTCTAAATACACAGTGTTGACTAGTCCTTAATAGTAATTTGTATTTGATATATTAAACTATTTATGTTTTGCTcgcaaaaaaaaactatttatgtTGTTTTCAAGCCACATAGAAAACGATGAAAATTAATGGATGGCAGACTTTTTTCAATATCAAAGCATTGGGAATTGAAATAGTCAGTTCCAATGCTTGGGCAATAAAAATCAATGTGTTTCTAGCTATAAAATAAGTCATTCACACTCAAAAAGTAATACCTTCCACTTAAATCTTAATCGGCAGTTTCTTGCCTTCACAGTTTTCTTCAAGCTTTGGCTTCCAAGTCATCCATCACCTTTGTTGAAATGTTTGAATCTTCTGTTATACAGTAGTGAATGCGTCATCAAAAAGGTTTGCAATCAAACATGACATATCATGTCATCAAAAAGGTTTGAACCTTCTGTTATATAGCAGGTAAATACTGGCCGTGTGTTTTTGGCTGATTTACAGTGAGAAATGTAATTTCTAGAGAGTTGGTATACGACCACTTACATGGTCATGTAAGTGACCGTGTGGCTCCTGCTCTGTTtatatttaagctcgttttgagcattttcaactcagttttgacccatggttgaaccctaggcactcccattcacttcctttcattattttaggttagattagacttagatttatgttctttaacacttttgaagcttgtaatcttggattcgAAGATTcgatttcaagattctaccacccatttcaatagagaagcgttattttctttatctcttttcttttgcaagatttatgtttattacttgtgtttttgtggtctttatgctatttaataaTGAATAGTTAGTTTATAGACTTGAGTTatggttgtattatctattttgatgcttaagttgtgattattgtaaaaaaggggaagaaccccaacctagggttcatgtgtTTATGAGAGTATTGTGTTTGAATCTTACTTATGTTTGATGTACACATTCATTGACATGTATTTAGAGGATTCCTTGCCTCAATGAGAGTTGGGTGATGAATTCATGTCACCTCTTGCATACACTCGATTTCTTCCCATGAAAATAGGGGAAATTGGGGGCTTTAAAATGCTTATGTGCTTTAAGAGCTAGGATTGATACACcatgaaagtggggcaatcATTGCTCTAATCCTTGTTTAGTTGCTTACAATTGTGGCTTTAGACTAGGATTCCTACGTGCATTCCCGCTTGATTCCTTAGTTATTTGTTCTCCCTAACCCTTTAGGTTGTtgaagcatctagatggtaatgcccctaacttaagtcctatttctttattttatatttatctattgttcatatgtgtttgttccaccttgttgtcgtttgcttagTTTCTTGTTGATCTCTTTATGCTAGTGCCTaattttgtgattgcatattgcgtgccataacctccaatcctcagcggaacaaCTTTTCACACCCGTATACTCACCATCattcatttttgctacacatcaaCAATAGTCATTCTTCCAAGAACAACTGGATAATCTCTTGATTGGTGTTCTTTGTCAATTTCAACTCCTTGGTAAACCGTAAAAATTCTCCACGTTGTGAAAATGATAGGTTTAAGCCTAGAAGATTAATAAGGAACTTATAAATAGATCATTCCAAGTTGATTTGACAATAGTATTTTAGTTGATACACAATGcatgaaaataatctaaaaataaaagataaaatatattataaaattctcATGCTTCCTTCCAAACTATAATGAACAATTAAAAACATTCAAAGTTAAATAAATTGACAAACATACTCTTCATCGGCCATCACAAAGTCATTAACTTTTTGTTGTCATATCTTGTTGGTGACAATAAATTCTCTTCATAGTTTAGAAAGCACAACGCCAATGATATCTACAAACAATAGTACAATTAGGTTGATACAATATGTTAGgaatatttttctttagattttgatgagtcaaaatctattttgaaaaattagttTCCCCAATTTATTCTTATTGTAATTAtccaaaaggaaaaatatttttatttcgaCAAGAAAAAGTATTTTGGAGAAGCAATGTTTCAAAGTCAAAATTAATATCAAGATGCAGTGTTTGAATCTCAATGAGAACAAATAAGTCAAGTAGAAGACTTGATAGCAAAAGGTTGTAGAAAACAAGATTTTAGAGGAAATCTTGAATGCGAGATACAATGTTCAAACCCGAGTAAGAACAAAATTAATCAAGAGCAAAGATGGTAGAAGACTTAGTAGCAAACCTTGTTAGTAAAGTGTCAACAAACCTTAGCCGAAAGGATAGTAGAACGACCGGTAGCACACCTTGTAGCAAAGGAGCGAACTTGGTAGCTATGTAGCAAGGGATGGTAGCAAACATTGCTAGCAATGTTGGGAGCAAACCTGATAGCAAGATTGATACAAGTTTTCTATTGAAATTAAGGGAGACCAAATGAACTAAAGAGCTCAAGTGGTAGAAGAGATCAAAGTGGAGTTTAAACTCAAATTAGAGTACAATTGAGATCAATCTACACTACACTACTCAAATTGGAACGACGACTCTTGAAGATCAAAGTTGATTTCTAAGGATTAACTAAGTTAATGAATCCAAGTACAACCAAGTACACAAGGTGATCAAAATGCaatttgaaggaaatgaagaagCTTTTATACGTGATTATCATCTACtgcattaaaaatatttctatGCAAGTTCCAAGGAGATTACATGTCAAATATGAAAAGGATTTCAAAGTCAATAAAGTCTGATACCAAAACCAAGTTACAAAGAGAAATTCAACATGACAGATCAAACTACTGCAgcatgataaaaaaaaagatcaatttGACAACTAATTAGATCAAGCTACAAATTCTAAgaattcaaaaatcaaattatctCACTCCAACAGATATATTTGATTATCTATAAAAGgcatgaagacttgaagattaAATGATGATATAGAACACAAAGTAATATTTATGAGAGCAACTAAGCAAAAATCTTCAAGTTCTAAATTCTTCATAGAATTATCTAGAAAACTGAGACTATTTTTTAAGTCTTTAAGAGttggagagaaaagaaaaattatttttcttgtaaCAAATCTCTATTGAGTGTAGATAGAGGAGAGTAGCAAGCTAAGGGTTGTGAAATCATAGATAAGTGTTGTCTTTGTGATCAAGACACTTTATAAGAATTTTTGGTGTACTacactgtaacagagtcaatagtactaaaaaaaaagagtttttgGTATCGATTGGGTGATTAAAGCACTAGAGTTGTAAGATTGATTGGTGTTGGTTTGTGATCAAGGCATTCAATCTGTGGAGTTTGTGATTAGTGttggctttgtgatcaaagcactagatCACGTTAATTCTCACTATATCTTGTATTTGAGTGATTGATATAGTAATTTCTCCTGGAGACAGGAGTAGAATGGAGTAGAAAGATTACACCACCTTTGAACTAATATAAAAAACTTACTACTCTCACATACACACGTACTGCATATATGTATATCGTATTGCATGCATTGATAACTTTCatattgacatttctaaaattACCCTCTTTCACTTTTCCATttgtatacaaattttattgcaaaatatattctaacatTGTTGTCTGTTACAATTGTAAGACAATATTGATCTCATtggggctcgaacccatgacctctcatttgagagagtcactacacTACAAGATCATTGTCAGGTATTCATAGCTAATGCCTAATGGTAAATACACATGTATTTATTGCTAAATACATATAGAGAAATGTGAAAGTAGTTCCAACCAACAAATAAAAGTTAAGCAAATAAATACAAACTCCTAAAGAGTAGGTATATTTCTTAACACACTGTACAATGAAGTCTTTAAATAGCTACTTACCTCCTAACATCAAGCAACATTCCAAAACTAAATAAGGTAAGTTGAGATAAATCAAGAAATTCTTAATTGTAGACAAAATCATGACAATATGTTGATTTTATCTAGGTCGACCGGGAAGTTTATCATTTTTCATTCTTGCATATCTGTTAACTAATTTCCCCTACCTTTAGAAGTGGGCATAAATCAATCTCGATTTTGTTCTAATTCTTATACAATCATCATCTAGCTCTCACGAAATTACCgtgaatataaataaattttattgcaCTATCACTCCACCCTAATATGTGAAATTGACAAAATTGATCATTAAATTGAAATATAGTTAGTATTCTCGTACGAATTTGTAGGACTATTCAATTTGGGATGAAGTTGCAATGATGCATAAACATTGTTTTGAAGTGTTAGACGAGACAATGAGAGATTTGTTATGATTTGTCAATCCTTTAAGTGTTGAGAAGATTTGGTGGTAAAACTGTTATTTTTTTGTGGTGATTTTAGACAAATATTACATGTTGCTCCCAAAGGTACAATACAAGATATTGTCTATGCAACTATAAATTCTTCTTATCTTTGGAGCAATTGTAGGGTGTTGAGATTGACGAAGAATCTCCGTTTAAATAGAATGGAGCCTAGTGTTGAATTTCAACAGCTTGAAAATTTTGCTAATTGGATTGCTGCTATTAGTGATAGAACAATTGTTGGTTCGAATGATGGTTATGCAGAGGCTGATATCCCACCAGAAATATTGTTGCCCTCGACTGATGATCCAATTGCTATAATTGTGAAAAGTACATTTTCTATGTGTAGGAATGGTGATTGTGATCATAGTTATCTTGAAAGTCATATGATTCTGACACCAACACTTGATGTGGTTAATTCCATAAATGAATACATGAGTGACTTGAATATAGCTGAAGGTAGGGCATACTTGAGTCGTGACATTGTTTGTAAATCTGATTCGAATAATGGAATCCTTGCAGATGTGCACAATCCTAAATTCCTAAATGGGTTGCGAGCCTCGAGCGTACCTAATCACTCATTAACATTAAATGTTGGCTCACCTttaatgttgttgagaaatacggagtataaatcaCTCAATTGGATTATACAATGGTACTAGATTGGTTGTGTGAGGACATGTGATAGAATCATAGAAGCCAAAATAATGTTTGGTAATGCAGGAACTAGGGTGTTGGTTCCTCGGATGACTATGATCTTGTCAGATACAAGATTgccattcaaatttcaaagaagacaattctcATTAATGACCGTCAATAAAAGTCAAAGGAAAACACTATCTCATGTTacattattattgaaaaaaccAATTTTTGTCAATAGTCAATTATTTGTTGTTGCATCTAGAGTTAGTAATCCCAAGGGTCtcaaaatattgatttgtgGTGATTTCGAAAGGATTTGTACTTTAACTACTAATatagttttccatttttttttataaataatttgtaattttaaatacatTTCATTCAAGtcttaataaaatttatcattttaacTAATTACCCAAATGAAATTTCGCTTTTTATTGAATTCCAAATATATACAGagtaaaaaaatagttttaccATAACTAATCAACATagttattacattaaaaaactttataaatgaataaaactcacatatcatatttatacaTGAAATTTATCAACACTAAtagtttttaatattataacataacttaaatatttataattaatttgtgtATCGTACATGTGACATACTAGTTAATTCATAATATCTTACATCATTGAAAGATACTTTGTTAAATGAGTTGGAAACTTGGAATGAGACTTGAATGGATAGCCATAACTGAACATAGATACTATAGTACTGtatcaaaaaaattactccATACAATTtttatacaactatacaagttGTGTTAACCTATGTCCTTAAATGAAACAAATAATAGGTATATGAggaaattagtaatttcaaAAAGTGTAGGGCACAGTTTAGCATTTAGAAGTCCCTGACCCCAATTCTTTCTTAAACATTCGTTTTTGACCCCAAACTTCATCTCATCGTCTGAGAGGAGAACCTCATCCCTCGAAGTAACCATCAATGGGGGCTCTGAGACTACCCGCTCTTACTTCAATCTTCACTTCCTCATCCTCCGCCACCGCTGCCAGGTATTCGCCGTTACTTCCCCATCGCTCGCCTCGCTTCCGCCGCCTCTCCTCCGCCAATCTCTCCGCACAGAGCACTGACCAGAAGCCTCGAGTCCAGGATAAGGACAAGGACCGAGTTATAACACCCAGGTCCCAGGACTTCAACGCCTGGTATTTAGACGTCATTGCCAATGCGGAGCTCGCTGATTACGGCCCGGTTCGGGGCACTATGGTTATCCGGCCCTACGGTTACTCTATCTGGGAGGCTATTCAGGTTCTTTTGAACTCACTATTTTGCCaatcttttcttttgaaaaatgaaaaataaaaaaacttgatTCTGAGTTGTACTGTTTAAGCTGATTGGCTTTCTTCTTTGTTCAATGATGCAGGATTACTTAAATGTGAAGTTTAAGGAAACGGGACATAGTAATATGTATTTTCCACAGGTAGAGTAACACTTGAGCAGAATGCTCTCTAGGTAATTTTGTTTCATTTATGCTATCTTCAAATGCGGATTGATTATTGTGAAATTAAGAAATTCCATGAAATGTATGCGGATTATAgcaaaatttatacatttcaaGATAGTATTGATTGGTTATGACT of Ipomoea triloba cultivar NCNSP0323 chromosome 3, ASM357664v1 contains these proteins:
- the LOC116014430 gene encoding probable mediator of RNA polymerase II transcription subunit 36b, whose product is MVARGRGGGGGGFRGGRGDGGRGGRGGRGGPGGGRGGGSAMKRGGGRGGGRGGGGRGRGGMKGGCKVVVEPHRHEGVFIAKGKEDALVTKNMVPGESVYNEKRIAVQNEDGTKVEYRVWNPFRSKLAAAILGGVDEIWIKPGARVLYLGAASGTTVSHVSDIVGPTGVVYAVEFSHRSGRDLVNMAKKRTNVIPIIEDARHPAKYRMLVGMVDVIFSDVAQPDQARILALNASYFLKTEGHFVISIKANCIDSTVPAEAVFAQEVKKLQAEQFKPSEQVTLEPFERDHACVVGGYRMPKKQKPAA